From Amycolatopsis sp. YIM 10, the proteins below share one genomic window:
- a CDS encoding nuclease-related domain-containing DEAD/DEAH box helicase codes for MIPESVHPGASRAEQEIFSQLAALEVAGWEYAMHSTNLPEHDRKRVCEIDFLLLGERGMLVLEVKGGDIHLKKDVWHTRDLKGKRHRLKESPLDQAQTSMFALTKVLRRTTSNPELVERTVFGYGVVFPDSEFDAVSVEWTPEMVMNSIRLASEGWADCLDRLGAFWEAKPGNRGSLSADDIERYLNVLRPDFDRVLSLRRLDDMVEKELVALTRSQYKALDQHRRNPRLVFEGGAGTGKTMLAVEMCRRVRDSGERILLTCHSHVLAAFIRSQQDLDGITAVPFDEVSTFGADTFDVVVVDEAQDVINGRDLNVLDSVLVGGLADGRWAFFLDSNNQRGLVGRYEDDAKVRLDSHRPTFVDLMDNCRNTIEIVRATQERTGADLGVTTAGHGREVVVVEENRDKAIIAVSTALAELEEHGVPLEQVVLLSPHDLAASVFVELPVEWLERVDVLDLMRMRRPGRGRVGFAQVADFKGLESRYVFLEVDETADEQAARAELYVGMTRAKAALWVVKSGASEEDE; via the coding sequence ATGATCCCGGAATCGGTGCATCCCGGTGCCAGTCGGGCAGAGCAGGAGATCTTCTCCCAGCTGGCCGCACTCGAAGTGGCTGGGTGGGAATACGCCATGCACAGCACCAACCTCCCCGAGCACGACCGCAAGCGGGTCTGCGAGATCGACTTCCTGCTGCTGGGCGAACGCGGCATGCTGGTACTTGAAGTCAAGGGAGGCGACATCCACCTGAAGAAGGACGTGTGGCACACGCGCGACCTCAAGGGCAAGCGACACCGGCTCAAGGAGAGCCCGCTCGACCAGGCTCAGACGAGCATGTTCGCCTTGACAAAGGTCCTCCGCCGCACCACCTCCAACCCGGAGTTGGTCGAGCGCACCGTGTTCGGGTATGGCGTTGTCTTCCCGGACAGCGAGTTCGACGCGGTCAGCGTGGAGTGGACTCCCGAGATGGTGATGAACTCTATTCGCCTGGCCTCCGAGGGGTGGGCGGACTGTCTTGACCGGTTGGGCGCGTTCTGGGAGGCCAAGCCGGGCAACCGGGGTTCGCTGTCCGCCGATGACATCGAGCGCTACCTCAACGTCCTCCGTCCCGACTTCGACCGTGTGTTGTCCCTGCGCCGTCTCGACGACATGGTGGAGAAAGAACTCGTTGCCCTGACTAGGAGCCAGTACAAGGCACTCGACCAGCACCGGAGAAATCCGCGGCTGGTGTTCGAGGGCGGTGCAGGGACGGGCAAGACCATGCTGGCGGTGGAGATGTGTCGACGTGTCCGGGACTCCGGCGAACGCATCCTGCTGACCTGCCACAGCCACGTCCTGGCAGCCTTCATTCGTTCGCAGCAGGACTTGGACGGCATTACCGCTGTCCCGTTCGACGAGGTGTCAACCTTCGGTGCGGACACCTTCGACGTGGTGGTGGTGGACGAGGCACAGGACGTCATAAACGGGCGGGACCTAAACGTCCTGGACAGCGTGCTGGTCGGCGGATTAGCCGATGGTCGCTGGGCTTTTTTCCTCGACTCCAACAACCAGCGGGGACTGGTCGGGCGCTACGAGGACGACGCGAAGGTCAGGCTGGACTCGCACCGTCCCACCTTCGTCGACCTGATGGACAACTGTCGAAACACCATTGAGATCGTCCGCGCAACTCAGGAGCGGACCGGCGCCGACTTGGGGGTGACCACGGCCGGTCACGGCCGCGAGGTCGTAGTGGTCGAGGAGAACCGCGATAAGGCGATCATCGCAGTGTCTACGGCTCTGGCCGAGCTGGAAGAGCACGGCGTGCCGCTCGAACAAGTCGTGCTGCTGTCACCGCACGATCTGGCCGCATCAGTCTTCGTCGAACTGCCCGTCGAGTGGCTTGAGCGGGTCGACGTGCTGGACCTGATGCGCATGCGCAGGCCCGGCCGTGGACGCGTCGGGTTCGCGCAGGTCGCCGACTTCAAAGGGTTGGAGAGCCGGTACGTCTTTCTGGAG